Genomic window (Leptotrichia sp. oral taxon 212):
GTTCCAATAAATAAAAAAAGGGAAAATGAAAGGGGATATAATCAGGTAGATGAAATTCTGAAACAGCTGAATGTAAATTATGTGGAAATAAAGAGAATTAAGAATACAGAAAAAATGCATAAGCTGTTAAATGAAAAACTGAGAGAGGAAAATATCAGAGGAAGTTTCAGGATAGAAAGCGACTTTGATTTTAAGAATAAAAAGATACTTTTAGTTGATGATATAATTACTACAGGCGCAACACTTAAGGAAATAAAAAGTAGTATTTTAAATGATATTGATAGAAAACATTTTATAAATTCAAAAAATCATAAAATTGCCGGAGAAGGAAATAAAAAAACGGAAATTACAGTTTTTTGTCTGGCAGCGGCAAGAGAAATCAAGATAAATAAAGGAGAAGTATGAATTCGTTAAAATTAAAATTAGTAATATTAGCATGTGCAATGATGAATACCGCAAATTCCTTTACTAATACAAATAATAGTAAAAAAAGTGAAAAAAAATCAGTTGAGATTGAAAAGACAGTATCAGATAAAAATGAAAGCAATGATGATAAAAACGGAAATAAAGCAAGTAAAAATGTAGAAAATGAAATAGAAGAAAAAATAGAAGAAGAGTCAAAAAGCCCTACTAAATATAGTCAGAGGGATGATAGCAGCATTGATATAAAGGCATTGGTTCACGAAGAAACTCCGGATTACAGAATTGTTAACGGAAATAACGTAAGACTGATATTGAAAACTAAAAATAATGATGTTTATTCTGCGAAGATTGTATACAGTGGCGGAGAAAAAATGATGAGAAGTATTGGAAACTATGGTGGAAATGAAATATTTGCCGCTGAAATTCCCAATACTGTAAGAGAATATTATTTTAAACTGGTTGACGGTAAAGTAAAATATTTTTATGGAAAAAATACTACAACTTCAGAAAGTAGTGTACAGAAATTTCAATATAAAAAATCGGAAAAGTTGACCTATATTCCAGAATGGGCAAGAGGATCAGTAGGATATCAGATATATATAGATTCATTCAGAAATGGAAATGTGGATAATGATCCTATTTTTAACGAATTTGGAACTGACGATTTTGCTCCACCTGAAGGAGAAATACGTTCAGGTACTCAGAAAAAGGATCTTGTAACTGCTGAATGGGGAACAACACCGTATTCTTTTTCTGTAAATGAATGGAATGGAAATTATGAAACTAAAAATGAGTGGGAAGAAAATGCACTGAATGATGTTCAGAACTATACAAGATATTACGGAGGAGATCTTCAGGGGATAAAGGAAAAACTGGATTATCTGAAGGAACTTGGAGTGGAATATATTATAATTTCTTCACCATTTTATTCTCTTTCAAATCATAAATATGATACGATATATTTCAATCATGTAGACCCTTATTTCGGATATATAGAACAGACAGGTACAAATAAGGGACTGGATATAAAGGGGAAAGTACATAACAATAACGGGGATAAGGAACTGAATCTGCTTATTTTTAATCCTGGAACTAAGAAGAATCTTCTGGATGAAAATTTAACTGACACAGCTACATGGGTCTGGACAGATTCTGATCTTGAATTTGCCAGCCTTATGAAAGAAGCACATAAAAAAGGTCTGAAGGTTGTTCTGGAAGTAGCTCCGGACACAGTTTCAACGAAATTTTTTGCAGGAACAAATTCAGAGTATAAAAAATGGTATAAGAATGGAGAAAATACAAAACTTGATCTGTCTTCAAAAGCGGCGAAGGAATATGTTGAAAATTCATTGAAAAAATGGGTTTTAGGACCTGATGAAACATTCAAGGAAAATGTTTATGATGATGGAATTGACGGAATAAGATATGTTTATTACGACAGTAAGAACAAACAGCATCTTGTTGAAATAACAGAAAATTTGAAAAAATTTAAAAAAGATCTTTTAATAGTAGGAGAATTTTCCAGAAATTTTGCTGATGATATAGATGCAGGGCTGTATGACAGTGGAACAGACTATAATATTGTAAATAATATGATAAAATATACGATAAACAGTAACTCGAATTATAGAATCGGAAGCGTGGAATTTGCTACTAAAATGAATGAAATTTACAATAAATATTCAAGCGAAAGATTTAATCTGACACAGATTTATATTGATTCGCTTGACACAGATAGAATTTTCAGTGGAATTATAAATCCAAACAGGGTTTTTGACAGAAATAACCAGTCAAATCAGGGATATCTGAATATACGACCGGATTTATACGATGGAAATGCGATAAGTAAACTTAAGAGAATAATAGCTGTTCAGCTGACAATGCCTGCCACTCCTGTAATATATTACGGAGATGAAAAAGGAATGTGGGGAGCAGATTCTCCAAGAAATAGGAAACCGATGTTATGGGATGATTATGAACCTTATGAAGATGAAACTGATGATTTAAGTAAATATGATATTAATGTGCTGAGAAACTTTCCGCCTGAAATCATCCAGATAAATGAAGTTCAAAAAACGGTTTCTTATCCTGTTAAGGGAAATGCTGAAATTGAGAATTTTTATAGGACATTATTAAAGGTGAGAAGTGAAAATAAGGAACTGTTTAAAAATGGGAAATTTAGAGTTCTTGAAGTATACAATGATCCTAAGACTAAAGGAAGAATTGATGCTGAAATACAGCAATATCTAAATGAGGAAAAAAGAAAAGCAAAGACATACCAGAACAAGGATATAAATCCGCAACGGCCTAATACTGATTTTCTTTCATATGAAGTGTCTGACGGTAATAAATCGATGATTGTCATAATAAATAATTCGGGAGACTCGTATCCTGTAAGTTTGCAGGTTCCAAAACTTTTTGGATTTTACGAAAATCAGCTGAATAAAAAGGAAGTTTATTCAATTTCTGACAAGAAAATAAGCGTTATATTAAAACCGAATGAAGTAAAAGTTTTGTACAGTAATGATAAAAGTATTTTTGATTCATTTAAAAAGTAGATGACTTATAAAATGAGGAAAAAATAACTATGAAATATCAAAATACACAAGGGAGCTGTTTCAAAATGAAAAAATAGTAATAGAATATATGGAAAATAGAGGGTGTGTAATAAATTTTACTGATATAATTTTTCATATTATCTTTTAAATTTTTCTTTTGAAACAGTTTTTTTATTTAAAAATCACATCGCTACGTAAATAATCAGTTTCAGTTACTCCCATTCTGACATTTATCAGGCAGGCAACAGTAAAAAAATAATCTGAAAGTCTATTAATATATCTTAATCCTGCTTCATTAACATGTTCTTCTGTTTCAATGAGGGCAACTATTCTTCTTTCCAGTTTTCTTGTAAAAGTTCTTAATATGTGAAATTCAGCAGCAATCTTGCTTCCCCCGGGAATAATGAAATGCTTGAGTTCAGGTAGCTTCGGAAGATATTCATCTATTCTGCTTTCAAGCCATTCTACATCTTTTTCTGTCTGTTTGTATGGACGTAGCCCTCCAGGAGTTGCCAAATCGCTTCCACAATCAAACAGATGATGCTGTATAATAACACATTCTTTCCTAATATCAGACAATTCCGGATAATTTTCCATTTTTGCTACAACTGATCCAAGCAATGAACATAATTCATCTGCTGTTCCGTATGTTTCAACTCTTATATGTGTTTTACTTACGCGTTCACCGCCGTACAGTCTTGTATGTCCCTTATCTCCATATTTCGTGTATATTTTCATATTGTACCTCCAACAAATTATTTTTAAATTATATCATATAAATAAGTTATATATAATAAATGAATATTAAAATTATCTTGAAACTTAAATTAATTTATGATATAATTAAAATAAAGTTAAGGGGTGAAGGAATAGAGGCATGGACAGGGGAACGATAGAACTTGAAAAAGAACTGACAGGTAAAACAGTGAAGGAAACTTTCTTTGAATTGAGAAAAGAGATAGATGAGAGATTTTCTGAAATAAAGGAAAGATATTTAAACAGCAGAATAAAATCAAAAGGGGATGTGTTTATTGAAACAATACTTTCTGATAGCGATAAAATATATAATTTCAGGGAAAGTTATTATCCTGTTATGGAAAAAAAGCATAATATAACAGATTTAGAAGATGAATTTTATTTAAATGAAGTTTATATAGATATTTCCTATAATCAGCTGGAAGATATTGTTCAGGAGGAATATGAGGCGTGGATAAATATTGACGGGGAAAATTATGAAATGAAAGTTGTCTTTGAACATGACGGCAGGTATCAAAGTAAAATAAGAAGGTTATATGAAGCCTTTAAACTGAAAGGCAAAAAATGGAAGACTGTCAATATGGCACATTTTAAACGTATGTATAGAATAAAAGTGGTAAGATATAATTTTCGGATGACAAAGGAATTATATGAAAAAATAAAGGAAAACAAGGATGAAACAGTGTATGAATTTGGTATTTATGAGGAAAATATATTGTTTAACAAAACTTTATTATGGAATATAGAAGAGAAACAGATAATAAGTTCAATATTTGTAAGGCCTGTAAAAAATGATGTTTCATTTGAATATGTTATAAAAAAAGATGAAAATGAAATGCTTGTGGAGAATAATGATACAGGTGACATATTATGCTGCTATTCTGAAAATTTAAATAGTCTTCATATAATAAGCAGGAAAAAACTGGAAAATGTATGGAGTGTATTTTCGATAAAATCTATTCAGGAATGCAGAAAATATTTAATGATAAATTCAATAACATTGGAAGAAATGCCTGAATATTTTCATTTTACAAATTTTAAAAAAGAAAATTTCATAGATAAGCTTAAAGAAAGTACAGAAACAGAAAATAGGATAAACAGTAAAGTGGAGCTATATAAGATTTTTTCAGATTATGAATTTATAAAGGAGAATTTTTCTCTTAAGGAAATAAATATAGGGAAAGATGCTATGGACAATATAAAAACCTATAATTGCAATGAATTTATAAAAAATGATTTTGATCTGTTTTTTCATAATGAGAAAATAAATCTGAATTTATTTGCTGAGTGCATTGAAAGGAATAACTATACAGAAGATATGGTAAGCTTTATAGTAAGTGAAGTACAGCTAAAATTACCTGAATTCATATGCAGGGGGCATCTGTATGGGTAATGGTAAAAAATATGGATATGAATATTTGTGGGCTGTTTCAGGGGAAAATATAAAATTTATATCAGAAGAAGGATATTCTCCGTATCTGGAAATTAATGGGAATTTTCTCAATGAATACAGGATAGAAAATGAAATAAATGTAAATCCTTTTATTAGATTTAATAATATATTTTCTAAATTTCTAGAAGTTTTTAAAGAGACAGAAAAAGACGAACATAAAGAGCTTAAAAAAAGAATTGTACACGAGGTTTCAATGTGTTTGAGGGAGATGGACTATGTTACAGGAACGACTGTTATAGATATATATTGTGAAAACATACTGAAAGACATTGAGAGGGGTGATTTTGGAGATGAACTGATGAGAGATTTTAAAAATTTGACAGAAAAAGAAAAAAATATATTGGTTCTGTTATATTACGATAAAATTGTGATGGAAAAAGAGAGTTTTTCTGTATTTTGTAACGGAATAAAATATTTTTTTCCTGACTCAATAATTTATCAGAAAAAACACGAAAGAAAAAAAGTAGTAATTTACATTAACAGTGAAAAGAAAAAGGAAAATAGACGTAAAGTAAAAATAATGGAAAATTTATTTTTGCCATTGGGAGTAAAAGTAAAATATTACTGGGAAAATCATTTTGGTGTAATAAATGTAGAAAAAACGTTAAAATTGGGAGAGGTTTCAGTTTTCTAAATAAATGGAGGGGATTTGGAATGAAATACAAAATAAAAATTATTGATGAAAATAAGCAAAAGGAAATAAATATAGGGGAAGATGAAATAATAGAAATAAAATATAATATAGGACTGGCTGAAAATACTGATTTTGCAAATAACAGGAGCAGTATTGAAATGACAGTTACAGGAAAAGTCATATCGAACATAGAAAATAATACAAATATTGAAAATAATGAAAATGGTAATAATACAGATCTATATGAACAGAATAAAAAAAATATTATTGATCTAGCAAAATGGGCAGAATCGTATCTTGAAAAAAATGATTACAGAAATGTGGAGATATTTGTAAATCTCGGATCAAATAAAAACATAGATTATAAGTTTGCAAATATGTTTGTAAAAAATTTTAGACAGGAACTGAGCATTGAAAAAGGAATAGGAGTATTTGTACTTCATCTGAAGCAGAAGTTTCATCAGAAAAATAAACTGGATATAAAATAAAAAGAGGCGGGAACAGGTTATATACTAAAATATGGGGAAGTTGAGGTTGATAGGGTGAATATGAGCAATATTAATGAAAATATGTATGAAGGAAGAAATATACATTTAATTCTGAATAACAGAAAAATGGAAAATTATCTTATAAGGGAGTTTGAACTGATGGAAGGCATAAATGAACATCAGAAACTGAAATTAAGGATAGAAGTGGAAAACGACAAAAAAAATGAACTTGAGGAAATAATCGGAAAAGAAGAAACGGAAATAAGGATAGAAGTTTCAGGAGAGGATACTTCTATTGGGGAAAAGGAAATTTTCAAGGGAATAATTAATTACTTTGAAATGCTTGAATATGGAAGTGAAGGCTATTCGGTTTTTATAGAGGCATTTTCATATAGTATTATTTTTGACAGAAAAATCGAAAAGAAATACAGGGCATTTCAGGATAAAAATTTTACCTATGCAAATATAATTGATGAAATAAACAAAACTTACAGTAATAAAGATACACAGATAAAATATTTTAAGGAGGCAGATGTCCCCATAGGAAAACTGATAATCCAGTATAATGAAACAGACTGGGAATTTCTTGTACGAATGGCTTCACATCTGAAGACAGGATTGCTTGTTACTGAACAGGGGATAATTACATTTGGAATAATAGAATCTGGAAATGTAAAAAGTGAGAATAAACTCTATTCTGATTATTCAATTGTCAGAGACTATAAAAATTTATATTATAAAGTTTATTCGAATAAGGTTGTGAGTCTTGGAGATTCAGTTTCAATTAACAGGAATTATATTCCTGACAGGGAAGATAAAAATGAAAATGATGCATTAACGGTTTTAAAAACAAAAATATATTTAAAAAATAATCTTGTAAAAAGTGAATTTCTGGCGACAGATATGAAAAATTATCACATATTAAAGAAATATAATACAGAAATAAAAGGATGCAGAATTGAGGCAAAGGTGGAAAGAGTGTTTTCAGAAGATGATGTTGCTAAAATGGAAGTACTATTTTATGAGGGTTTGAATAAAATAATAGAACAGAAGGGAGAAGTGGAGTTCAGCAGGGCCTATTCTGATTATGGGATAAAAAGGTATCCATTAAGTTATCAGACTTTCTATTCACAAACAAATACAGGATTTTTCTGCACTCCTGAAGTAAATGATACGGTGGAGGTTTATTTTCCAAATGAAGATGAAAGTCTTGCAAAAGTTTCCTGGGCAGTAAATAATAAAGGAAATGGAAGGTTCAGTGACTATGAAAAAAGGAATTTTCATATTAATGGAAATGATTTCAATCTTACAGTTAATAAAAATAAGATGGAGCTGAATATGGAAAATTCATACACAAGAAATTCCAAAACAAGCAGTGAAACAGCTGAGAATTTTGTAAACAAGGGATTAAAAAATATGGTGGTTGTGTCAGACGACTACGTTGGAATAGAGTCAATAGGCGAAATGGCAATTTATGGGGATAATATTAATATTGTTGGAAAGACAAAGGACATCAGGATAGAAGCTTCAGGGGATATAAGAGTGAAAGGAAAGAAGATACATAATAATTGAGGAAACTGATTTAAAATAATGGAGGTAAAATGATGAGAAGGAATTTATTTATTTTAATAATTTTTGTCATGTTATTTATAAATTGTAATAAAGGTAACAGTATGGGGATAACTGAGAAAAATGTAACTCAGATAAATAATGATGCTTATGAGTTGTATAAAAAAGGAAATTTATCAGAATCAAAGAAAATATTAGAGGAAATATTAAATAAGTTTCCAAAAAGAATTGTAGCTAATTTAAATTATGCAGATGTATTATGGAAATTAGGTGAAAAAACTAAAGCGGAAAAATTTTATATAGAGTACATAAAATTATTAATAAAATCAGGTAAACTTGAGAAAAATCTGATAAATGAAAAAAGTATAAAGTTTGCAAATGGTATAACTTTAAAAACAACAAAGTCAGGGTATATAAACAGAGATAATAAGAAAGATTATATTTTGGAATATTCTAATATTGAATCTGTAAAATCAAAAGATAGGGAGCCTAATGAATTATATGAAATGTATAAAATTGGAAGAAATTTAAGCTGTTTAAAATTTTTTATAAGTGAAGGAGAGGATTATAAAATTTTTGATAGTTGTAAATTAATTATTCCAATTGGAATAGAAGGCGTAGGAGGTTCCTATGGAGAAGAAAGTTCATATGAAATAAAAAATAATACAGTAATTATAAAAGATGTGTCAATGGTAAAATTATCAGCATTTAAGAAATATTTTATTGAACTTAGCTATAAAAATAATAATATGATAATTGACAATGTTTATGTAGAAGGATATTCCAAAACAACGACAAAAGAAGGAGATGACTTTAAAGTATCAAAATTTCCTAAAAAATATATAAACAAACCAATAGAAAGGTTTGATGTAGATACAGAAATATCAAAATTATTTGAAAAATATTAATCATGAAAAGGGGGATTTCATGGAGGTTACAATAGAACAACTGAGAATGATGTTTAAAAATGGAAGTGAAGAAGCTTTTAAGAAAACAATTGATGAAATAAACAGTTGTTTTAAAAAACTTGAAATGAATGATTGTTTGGCATATGCCCATATTTTTGCACATTTTAGAGGTGAAACAGATTACAGAGATTTTAATGAAACTTTTAACTATAGTGAAAAAAGATTGAAGGAAATATTCAAAAGATATAGAAATAATCCTAGTTTAGCAGAAAAACATGGTAGAAATAAAAGTCATCCTGCTAATCAAAAAGCAATAGCAGATACAGTGTATGATAATAGAAAAGAATTAGGGAACGGTACAGGAGATGGATATAAATTTAGAGGTAGAGGAATAATGCAGGTTACAGGGCGATATAATTATACTCTGGCTACAAAATTATATAAAAAAACATTTAATGAAAATATTGATTATATATCTGATCCAGATATAATTTTAAGGGATTATAAACATAATGTGAGAGCTTCATTTATGGATTTGTTAGGGAAAAATTGCCATGAATATGTAAAAATTATTGAAAATAATAAAGAAGGGATTGAAAAATACAGAAAAGCATTTGATAAAATAATGACTAAAATAAATAATGGTCTTCCAAATGCAGATAAAGAAAAACGATGGAGATATTTTAAAGAAAATTTTACTAAGGTATTCCAATGTAGAATAAACGGAAAAGTAGTAGAAAAAAATGACTCTCAGGTGGATAATAAGAATATAAACAGTCAGGCTAAAATAAAGGAAGGAAATAATAATAAAAATACAGAAAATTCAGGTTCTGCTGTAAATTCTTCTGAGGAAACTGTCGGACAAGGGGTATTTATATTTAATGGACAGAAGTTTGAAGAAGTATGGGATAATGAAGAATACAGAAAAGACAGGTTTGAAAACAGTAAGGCTCCTGAGATGGTTTTTGTAAATTCTGAAGAAGCTGTATTAGAAAGATTACAGATTAAGTTCAATGATGAAAATATGTATAATAGCGATTATGCAAAATATCTGGAAACAAAAACTGCAAGAAAAATCCTGGAAGAAAATAAGGAAGATACAAATATAATTTTGAAAATATATGACGAGGCAACCAAAGATAGTGATAATATAGGAAATGTAATAAGACAACAGGGATTTGATATTTTAAGGGGTAGAGAAGAAAATGAAAGTGTAGGAATACAGGATATAATTTATTATGTCTGGAGTAACCCTATTTCTAATAAAAGCAGGATAGAATCGCTGGAACATGTGTTAAGTCAGTATTCAGCAAAATATGTAAAATATCCTGATAGAAAACCTATTTTAGAAAATAATATCAAAACAGGATTTACAGAGAAAATACAGAATACATTAAATAATAGTTCAGATAATGTGAAAGATGGGAAGAACACACATAAAATAGAAAAAAATGTGCTTCCTGAGAGATATGACAAGTATATGAAAGGAATAAAAGATATTGATGAAATAGTAATAAGGATTGCTAAAAAAGATTCTTCAGATTTTCCAGCAATGAAATGTTTGAATTTATTGAAAGAACTGCATTCAAGTGATACTGAATATAAGAAATTTTATGGAATTGATGAAAATGGAATAAATCAGTATCCGTTGGCTAAAAGATTAATTGATAATATAATAATAGAATTTCTATCAGTTCAGACAGGTTTTAAGGGAGAAAATGAAACAAAATATTTTGATAATCATAGATATAAAGACAATAACATAGTTAGGAATTATCTTTTATGGTATATCAAAACACAGAGGGGAATGGATATTCCGTCAAAAACAGAGATGGGACTATATAATAGACTTGAAAAACTTGGAAATGAAATAAGGGTAACTACTGTTTTAAATGACTGGATAACTTCAAAATCAGCAATAAAAGTAAGGAATATCAGGAAAATAAGTAATCTAATAGATGAAATATACGAAAACTACAGGGATAAATCTGATTTTGAAAAAGACAGGTCAATAATACATAAATTATTTAAAGACTGCAAAGAATTGAGAGATTATTCAGCGAACATAGACTCCATGGATATTTATTCCTTTTATAAATCGTTCTATGACTTTCAGAATATAGTGAAACCGACAGGGGAACTGTTTGTAAATGACAACTGCATGTTGAAATGTACTTTAGGTGAAGATATAAGTAAATTAGTCATAAGTCAGAACAATATAACTTTAAGGGGCGGAAAACAGGCAAATATAAATGATAAAAATATTTTGCCATTTAAAAAATGTCATGCAATTGGGATATGCAAACCTGAATTACTGGGTCAATGGGAAAAGAATACAGATGTAAAAGTTGGAGAATACCCTGCATTATTGGATATTTCTACAATAAAGTGCAAGTACGGGGGGATTATCAGTATTGATGATGCAGGCCAGAAAGAAATAGGAATAGCAAAGGATAAAAAGACAGAAGTTAAAGAAAGTGCGAGAGATGCTGACTGTGTATATAAACTGTTAGTAGATGTATGCAGGGATATAAATAATAATTTTATGCAGACTTCATTAAAAAAATCCTGCCAGAAGTTTGCCAGTGCAAAAAAATACATGAGTCAGACAGAAAATAAGCTAAGACCGTATATAAATAAAAGAACTGCCGGAATGCTTACAGGAAAAGGTCTTACTGTGGATGAAGAAAAAGAATATAATAAGATTATAAATAATAGCAGAAAAAAAATGTCAATAATGAAATCGGAGGTGACAAAAGAAAAGGAAAATCAGTTAAGAGCGAAGATTTTCCAGGCGTTTAGAGGTTCTTATAAGAGGGTGAAACAGCTGTCTAATCCTAATATTGATACAAAAGGAATAATAAGGGAAAAAGGAATTTCCCTGTGTGATTATGAAAGAAAAAAATTCTACTCTGCAAAAATTCTGCCGGCAATGGTATACGGTTATTTGATGCAGGCCGCAAAATTTCAGATGAAAATTGAAGAAAAGGAAATTATAAAAGCGGAACTGACCATGGATGAAAACATTTCTAAATCTAAAATAATAGGATTAGACGGTTTTAATGTTGTGGGAAATAGATTGAATTTAAAGGAAGGTGATAAAAAAGAGATAAAAATTGGTGATATATTGACCTGGATTGGAATGGGTAAAAAATTGTATGATAGTACGAAAAGCACTCCCACTGAATGGGATATTCTGAAAATAATAAGAAAAGATGGAAAAATGTTGGCAATGTGTCCTTTTAATCAGATGGAATGGAATAAAAATCATGGAGGAAATAAAGTATCTGTAATAAAAAATAATACAGTTAAAAGTTCTTCAAAAAATTCAGAATCTAAAAAAAGTATTGATACCTCTAAGACATCAAAATCATCAGTTGCTGAAGATTCATCGAAAACAGAAAAAAGAGTGGATAGTTGTGCTTCAGGAAATTGTCCTCATTTGGGAGTTCAGGGAAAGTATACTTTTTATGTTGAAAGATTTGAAGAATACTATAA
Coding sequences:
- a CDS encoding ComF family protein — protein: MKKQKTLLRTTNKIIEDKVDKIISTFRGVLFKNRDIISGRELVGEGIVSEETESRLENLKKLRKLNNIYYIWDYNEEFKKLIFSYKYNRKKSLAKLIARLIEEEFKFIIQKEKIDFIVSVPINKKRENERGYNQVDEILKQLNVNYVEIKRIKNTEKMHKLLNEKLREENIRGSFRIESDFDFKNKKILLVDDIITTGATLKEIKSSILNDIDRKHFINSKNHKIAGEGNKKTEITVFCLAAAREIKINKGEV
- a CDS encoding alpha-amylase family glycosyl hydrolase; this translates as MNSLKLKLVILACAMMNTANSFTNTNNSKKSEKKSVEIEKTVSDKNESNDDKNGNKASKNVENEIEEKIEEESKSPTKYSQRDDSSIDIKALVHEETPDYRIVNGNNVRLILKTKNNDVYSAKIVYSGGEKMMRSIGNYGGNEIFAAEIPNTVREYYFKLVDGKVKYFYGKNTTTSESSVQKFQYKKSEKLTYIPEWARGSVGYQIYIDSFRNGNVDNDPIFNEFGTDDFAPPEGEIRSGTQKKDLVTAEWGTTPYSFSVNEWNGNYETKNEWEENALNDVQNYTRYYGGDLQGIKEKLDYLKELGVEYIIISSPFYSLSNHKYDTIYFNHVDPYFGYIEQTGTNKGLDIKGKVHNNNGDKELNLLIFNPGTKKNLLDENLTDTATWVWTDSDLEFASLMKEAHKKGLKVVLEVAPDTVSTKFFAGTNSEYKKWYKNGENTKLDLSSKAAKEYVENSLKKWVLGPDETFKENVYDDGIDGIRYVYYDSKNKQHLVEITENLKKFKKDLLIVGEFSRNFADDIDAGLYDSGTDYNIVNNMIKYTINSNSNYRIGSVEFATKMNEIYNKYSSERFNLTQIYIDSLDTDRIFSGIINPNRVFDRNNQSNQGYLNIRPDLYDGNAISKLKRIIAVQLTMPATPVIYYGDEKGMWGADSPRNRKPMLWDDYEPYEDETDDLSKYDINVLRNFPPEIIQINEVQKTVSYPVKGNAEIENFYRTLLKVRSENKELFKNGKFRVLEVYNDPKTKGRIDAEIQQYLNEEKRKAKTYQNKDINPQRPNTDFLSYEVSDGNKSMIVIINNSGDSYPVSLQVPKLFGFYENQLNKKEVYSISDKKISVILKPNEVKVLYSNDKSIFDSFKK
- a CDS encoding cob(I)yrinic acid a,c-diamide adenosyltransferase, which encodes MKIYTKYGDKGHTRLYGGERVSKTHIRVETYGTADELCSLLGSVVAKMENYPELSDIRKECVIIQHHLFDCGSDLATPGGLRPYKQTEKDVEWLESRIDEYLPKLPELKHFIIPGGSKIAAEFHILRTFTRKLERRIVALIETEEHVNEAGLRYINRLSDYFFTVACLINVRMGVTETDYLRSDVIFK
- a CDS encoding contractile injection system protein, VgrG/Pvc8 family, producing MSNINENMYEGRNIHLILNNRKMENYLIREFELMEGINEHQKLKLRIEVENDKKNELEEIIGKEETEIRIEVSGEDTSIGEKEIFKGIINYFEMLEYGSEGYSVFIEAFSYSIIFDRKIEKKYRAFQDKNFTYANIIDEINKTYSNKDTQIKYFKEADVPIGKLIIQYNETDWEFLVRMASHLKTGLLVTEQGIITFGIIESGNVKSENKLYSDYSIVRDYKNLYYKVYSNKVVSLGDSVSINRNYIPDREDKNENDALTVLKTKIYLKNNLVKSEFLATDMKNYHILKKYNTEIKGCRIEAKVERVFSEDDVAKMEVLFYEGLNKIIEQKGEVEFSRAYSDYGIKRYPLSYQTFYSQTNTGFFCTPEVNDTVEVYFPNEDESLAKVSWAVNNKGNGRFSDYEKRNFHINGNDFNLTVNKNKMELNMENSYTRNSKTSSETAENFVNKGLKNMVVVSDDYVGIESIGEMAIYGDNINIVGKTKDIRIEASGDIRVKGKKIHNN
- a CDS encoding tetratricopeptide repeat protein, which codes for MMRRNLFILIIFVMLFINCNKGNSMGITEKNVTQINNDAYELYKKGNLSESKKILEEILNKFPKRIVANLNYADVLWKLGEKTKAEKFYIEYIKLLIKSGKLEKNLINEKSIKFANGITLKTTKSGYINRDNKKDYILEYSNIESVKSKDREPNELYEMYKIGRNLSCLKFFISEGEDYKIFDSCKLIIPIGIEGVGGSYGEESSYEIKNNTVIIKDVSMVKLSAFKKYFIELSYKNNNMIIDNVYVEGYSKTTTKEGDDFKVSKFPKKYINKPIERFDVDTEISKLFEKY
- a CDS encoding DUF5675 family protein, producing the protein MEVTIEQLRMMFKNGSEEAFKKTIDEINSCFKKLEMNDCLAYAHIFAHFRGETDYRDFNETFNYSEKRLKEIFKRYRNNPSLAEKHGRNKSHPANQKAIADTVYDNRKELGNGTGDGYKFRGRGIMQVTGRYNYTLATKLYKKTFNENIDYISDPDIILRDYKHNVRASFMDLLGKNCHEYVKIIENNKEGIEKYRKAFDKIMTKINNGLPNADKEKRWRYFKENFTKVFQCRINGKVVEKNDSQVDNKNINSQAKIKEGNNNKNTENSGSAVNSSEETVGQGVFIFNGQKFEEVWDNEEYRKDRFENSKAPEMVFVNSEEAVLERLQIKFNDENMYNSDYAKYLETKTARKILEENKEDTNIILKIYDEATKDSDNIGNVIRQQGFDILRGREENESVGIQDIIYYVWSNPISNKSRIESLEHVLSQYSAKYVKYPDRKPILENNIKTGFTEKIQNTLNNSSDNVKDGKNTHKIEKNVLPERYDKYMKGIKDIDEIVIRIAKKDSSDFPAMKCLNLLKELHSSDTEYKKFYGIDENGINQYPLAKRLIDNIIIEFLSVQTGFKGENETKYFDNHRYKDNNIVRNYLLWYIKTQRGMDIPSKTEMGLYNRLEKLGNEIRVTTVLNDWITSKSAIKVRNIRKISNLIDEIYENYRDKSDFEKDRSIIHKLFKDCKELRDYSANIDSMDIYSFYKSFYDFQNIVKPTGELFVNDNCMLKCTLGEDISKLVISQNNITLRGGKQANINDKNILPFKKCHAIGICKPELLGQWEKNTDVKVGEYPALLDISTIKCKYGGIISIDDAGQKEIGIAKDKKTEVKESARDADCVYKLLVDVCRDINNNFMQTSLKKSCQKFASAKKYMSQTENKLRPYINKRTAGMLTGKGLTVDEEKEYNKIINNSRKKMSIMKSEVTKEKENQLRAKIFQAFRGSYKRVKQLSNPNIDTKGIIREKGISLCDYERKKFYSAKILPAMVYGYLMQAAKFQMKIEEKEIIKAELTMDENISKSKIIGLDGFNVVGNRLNLKEGDKKEIKIGDILTWIGMGKKLYDSTKSTPTEWDILKIIRKDGKMLAMCPFNQMEWNKNHGGNKVSVIKNNTVKSSSKNSESKKSIDTSKTSKSSVAEDSSKTEKRVDSCASGNCPHLGVQGKYTFYVERFEEYYNTDPKKWTKANAKKNSTISYFSILDPLGKKLEGYDGYVIEPGGPDQIMAERNQRIVEGTHNLRWHYKSKTKHSPAYMSILVHSKKISPNRGILIHWGLSRGWSVGCLIPSTERSIMSDRKIYKAVNSMSLFDKIMNFAYKIEKINKKSRTAQNKFDDMKGEVPKEAIKGKSINNIVLVVKNNIKRTL